The following are from one region of the Tachysurus fulvidraco isolate hzauxx_2018 chromosome 15, HZAU_PFXX_2.0, whole genome shotgun sequence genome:
- the otop2 gene encoding proton channel OTOP2 isoform X1 — protein MHFGTLKLMDLHELSLYIHGLSFEAGMMSTKEELEHRESQISTVQHAGTHVALGTRSASIALSSTGSWRDSSRSWGWLLSGAVLVNVLVLGCALVSGSVFNAQHVTSVHLQLYLVALIVSTTAWMVFYKAYTCRGDEAVLYKDLHAGPVWLRGGLVLFGICSLIMDVFKIAFYVGRVHCDSPVKIVFPAVQAMFILVQTYFLWIHAKDCVQVQRNITRSGLMLTLATNLMIWMMAVTEESLHQTVYPNDTRSFGSRSLSLKASASDGDSSCVCTIAACSVFEEGYYYLYPFNIEYSLFASAMAYVMWKNVGRLVDDHGHHEHRFHMRDVLIGPATGLLVLVAGLTIFVVYEVDVLSDEPGRKDTALIMFYVTNTTTVVLMTVAAAAGCAVYGLEQREHAVGKNPTRTLDVGLLVGASVGQLTVSYFTIVAVIGISVGGLVNALNLAWSVLTIVELCVQNIFIIEGLRREPHQDTRRASIFSNLLALQAHDERRRSSNVLTPRGSIAISVHKPLPWKRKLLKEISSFLLLSNIILWIIPAFGARPQFDNPLGTDFYEFSMWVAVVNIGLPFGIFYRMHSVASLLEVYLTS, from the exons ATGCATTTCGGCACGTTAAAGCTTATGGATCTGCATGAACTGAGCTTGTACATCCACGGCTTATCTTTCGAAGCAGGCATGATGAGCACCAAAGAGGAGCTAGAACATCGGGAGAGCCAGATCTCCACGGTACAACACGCAGGGACGCACGTCGCGCTGGGGACGCGTTCTGCCAGCATCGCTCTGTCCTCCACCGGGTCATGGCGAGACTCGTCGCGCAGTTGGGGATGGCTGCTCTCCGGCGCGGTGCTCGTTAACGTGCTTGTGCTCGGATGCGCGCTCGTCAGCGGCAGCGTGTTTAACGCACAACACGTGACCAGCGTGCACCTGCAGCTTTACCTGGTGGCTCTGATCGTCTCCACTACCGCCTGGATGGTCTTCTATAAAGCGTACACGTGCAGAGGGGACGAGGCAGTACTCTATAAGGATTTGCACGCCGGGCCCGTGTGGCTCAGag GTGGCCTGGTGCTGTTTGGAATCTGTAGCTTAATCATGGATGTTTTTAAGATTGCCTTCTATGTGGGTCGCGTGCACTGCGACTCACCTGTGAAAATCGTCTTCCCTGCCGTTCAAGCCATGTTTATTTTGGTGCAG acTTACTTTCTCTGGATCCATGCCAAGGATTGTGTACAAGTGCAGAGAAACATAACTCG CTCTGGGTTAATGCTCACCTTGGCCACAAACCTGATGATCTGGATGATGGCAGTGACAGAAGAGTCTCTCCATCAAACTGTATACCCCAATGATACACGTAGCTTTGGTTCCCGGAGTCTCTCACTTAAAG CTAGTGCTTCTGATGGCGACAGCAGTTGCGTGTGCACTATTGCGGCTTGCAGTGTCTTTGAAGAAGGCTACTATTACCTCTATCCATTCAACATTGAGTACAGCCTGTTTGCATCAGCCATGGCTTATGTGATGTGGAAAAATGTGGGCCGGCTGGTGGATGACCATGGTCACCATGAGCACCGCTTCCACATGCGCGATGTGCTGATCGGCCCGGCCACCGGCCTCCTGGTGTTAGTGGCTGGCTTGACCATATTTGTAGTGTACGAGGTGGATGTATTATCTGACGAGCCAGGAAGGAAAGACACGGCCCTCATCATGTTCTACGTAACCAACACAACCACGGTGGTACTGATGACTGTGGCAGCGGCAGCCGGCTGTGCTGTATACGGGCTGGAACAGCGTGAGCATGCTGTGGGGAAGAACCCAACACGCACCCTGGATGTAGGGCTATTAGTGGGCGCTTCTGTAGGCCAGCTCACTGTCTCCTACTTTACCATCGTGGCCGTGATAGGGATCAGTGTGGGCGGCTTGGTCAACGCTCTCAACCTGGCTTGGAGTGTTCTCACTATAGTCGAGCTTTGCGTACAGAACATATTCATAATCGAAGGCTTGCGGCGGGAGCCACACCAGGACACACGCCGTGCCAGCATCTTCTCCAATCTGCTCGCCTTACAAGCACACGACGAGCGCAGGAGGTCCAGCAACGTACTCACCCCTCGTGGCTCCATCGCCATCTCAGTCCACAAGCCCCTGCCCTGGAAGAGGAAGCTTCTCAAGGAGATCTCATCATTCCTGCTGCTTTCCAACATtatt CTTTGGATCATACCTGCCTTTGGAGCACGGCCGCAGTTTGACAACCCCCTTGGAACGGATTTCTACGAGTTTAGCATGTGGGTGGCTGTGGTTAACATTGGACTGCCTTTTGGTATCTTTTACAGAATGCACTCGGTAGCCAGTCTTTTAGAGGTTTACCTTACATCATAA
- the amn gene encoding protein amnionless: MMANRQVVFILLAMLASACAVYKQWIPDTNFENGTNWDKGSVPCGSDQVIFSASGKVAVYVEEAHTLSGMSLPVDGEFILASGAVFYVREGQDPSCGAGGTTHFKDPDSLKWFDPAMWKAASSLDHLQSGPYLFFVHEEMVPCQHDDVLFRDRSSFRVDVSAHENSVPVKSVSVLGKKFSENSDFSQYASSHLGKLQFHGSSAVRVSGSACNDITGCECGNSANHYRICSYVKCPHLDCKIPLNPLGHCCGVCGAIVTIYFSDSFNIESYQQRVQHLFLSLSKYKSIKMGMSKVSKTQRLMRLIPYKVTQEIQVVLLDENTGPHSGKLAEALAQDIIRDINAQGSHLGIDSAEVHASSGPSGGISGGAVAGVILGILALMAFLALFVVLHRRGMLTIPNLPSLSRWRKDSEIGDLGGPLDHGFDNPMFEKQSTFPEIPGLYGTDSLNGITLTHSGVHFVNPVYDETDFNA, encoded by the coding sequence ATGATGGCAAACAGACAAGTCGTGTTTATTTTGCTTGCTATGCTTGCTTCTGCATGTGCAGTGTACAAGCAGTGGATACCAGACACCAACTTTGAAAATGGGACAAATTGGGACAAAGGTTCTGTACCCTGTGGAAGTGACCAAGTGATATTTTCAGCCTCTGGTAAAGTTGCTGTGTATGTGGAGGAAGCTCATACACTTTCTGGAATGAGTCTGCCTGTGGATGGAGAATTTATTCTAGCTTCCGGAGCTGTTTTTTATGTTAGAGAAGGCCAGGATCCTAGCTGTGGTGCAGGTGGCACTACCCATTTCAAAGACCCGGATTCTCTGAAGTGGTTTGATCCAGCTATGTGGAAGGCTGCTTCGTCATTAGATCACCTTCAGAGCGGGCCATATCTTTTCTTTGTCCATGAAGAGATGGTACCTTGCCAGCATGATGATGTATTGTTTCGGGATCGATCATCATTCCGTGTGGATGTATCGGCACATGAGAACAGCGTTCctgtgaagagtgtgtcagtGCTGGGAAAGAAGTTCAGTGAAAACTCTGACTTCTCACAGTATGCTAGTTCCCATCTGGGCAAGTTGCAGTTTCACGGATCTTCAGCAGTCAGAGTTAGCGGATCGGCCTGCAATGATATCACTGGGTGTGAGTGTGGAAATTCAGCCAACCATTACCGGATCTGCTCATATGTCAAGTGTCCACACCTGGACTGCAAGATACCCTTGAACCCATTGGGACACTGCTGTGGTGTATGTGGTGCCATTgtgactatttatttttctgacaGCTTTAACATCGAATCCTACCAACAACGAGTGCAGCACCTCTTCCTCAGCTTGTCTAAGTATAAATCTATAAAGATGGGAATGTCAAAAGTCTCAAAAACTCAGAGACTGATGCGACTCATTCCTTATAAAGTCACTCAAGAGATCCAGGTGGTTCTCCTGGATGAAAATACTGGTCCACATTCTGGAAAGCTGGCTGAGGCCCTTGCTCAAGATATAATAAGAGATATTAATGCCCAAGGTTCTCACCTAGGCATAGACAGTGCAGAGGTTCATGCGTCTTCAGGACCAAGTGGTGGCATAAGTGGAGGTGCAGTAGCTGGGGTTATCCTGGGTATTCTGGCTTTGATGGCTTTCTTGGCTCTGTTTGTAGTTCTCCATCGTCGGGGCATGCTCACAATTCCAAATTTACCTTCGTTGAGTCGCTGGAGGAAGGATAGTGAGATTGGTGACCTGGGTGGGCCTTTAGACCATGGTTTTGACAACCCTATGTTTGAGAAGCAAAGCACTTTTCCAGAGATCCCTGGGTTGTATGGAACTGACAGTCTGAATGGTATCACCTTAACTCATTCAGGTGTGCACTTTGTGAATCCTGTGTATGATGAAACTGATTTTAATGCTTGA
- the otop2 gene encoding proton channel OTOP2 isoform X2, producing MMSTKEELEHRESQISTVQHAGTHVALGTRSASIALSSTGSWRDSSRSWGWLLSGAVLVNVLVLGCALVSGSVFNAQHVTSVHLQLYLVALIVSTTAWMVFYKAYTCRGDEAVLYKDLHAGPVWLRGGLVLFGICSLIMDVFKIAFYVGRVHCDSPVKIVFPAVQAMFILVQTYFLWIHAKDCVQVQRNITRSGLMLTLATNLMIWMMAVTEESLHQTVYPNDTRSFGSRSLSLKASASDGDSSCVCTIAACSVFEEGYYYLYPFNIEYSLFASAMAYVMWKNVGRLVDDHGHHEHRFHMRDVLIGPATGLLVLVAGLTIFVVYEVDVLSDEPGRKDTALIMFYVTNTTTVVLMTVAAAAGCAVYGLEQREHAVGKNPTRTLDVGLLVGASVGQLTVSYFTIVAVIGISVGGLVNALNLAWSVLTIVELCVQNIFIIEGLRREPHQDTRRASIFSNLLALQAHDERRRSSNVLTPRGSIAISVHKPLPWKRKLLKEISSFLLLSNIILWIIPAFGARPQFDNPLGTDFYEFSMWVAVVNIGLPFGIFYRMHSVASLLEVYLTS from the exons ATGATGAGCACCAAAGAGGAGCTAGAACATCGGGAGAGCCAGATCTCCACGGTACAACACGCAGGGACGCACGTCGCGCTGGGGACGCGTTCTGCCAGCATCGCTCTGTCCTCCACCGGGTCATGGCGAGACTCGTCGCGCAGTTGGGGATGGCTGCTCTCCGGCGCGGTGCTCGTTAACGTGCTTGTGCTCGGATGCGCGCTCGTCAGCGGCAGCGTGTTTAACGCACAACACGTGACCAGCGTGCACCTGCAGCTTTACCTGGTGGCTCTGATCGTCTCCACTACCGCCTGGATGGTCTTCTATAAAGCGTACACGTGCAGAGGGGACGAGGCAGTACTCTATAAGGATTTGCACGCCGGGCCCGTGTGGCTCAGag GTGGCCTGGTGCTGTTTGGAATCTGTAGCTTAATCATGGATGTTTTTAAGATTGCCTTCTATGTGGGTCGCGTGCACTGCGACTCACCTGTGAAAATCGTCTTCCCTGCCGTTCAAGCCATGTTTATTTTGGTGCAG acTTACTTTCTCTGGATCCATGCCAAGGATTGTGTACAAGTGCAGAGAAACATAACTCG CTCTGGGTTAATGCTCACCTTGGCCACAAACCTGATGATCTGGATGATGGCAGTGACAGAAGAGTCTCTCCATCAAACTGTATACCCCAATGATACACGTAGCTTTGGTTCCCGGAGTCTCTCACTTAAAG CTAGTGCTTCTGATGGCGACAGCAGTTGCGTGTGCACTATTGCGGCTTGCAGTGTCTTTGAAGAAGGCTACTATTACCTCTATCCATTCAACATTGAGTACAGCCTGTTTGCATCAGCCATGGCTTATGTGATGTGGAAAAATGTGGGCCGGCTGGTGGATGACCATGGTCACCATGAGCACCGCTTCCACATGCGCGATGTGCTGATCGGCCCGGCCACCGGCCTCCTGGTGTTAGTGGCTGGCTTGACCATATTTGTAGTGTACGAGGTGGATGTATTATCTGACGAGCCAGGAAGGAAAGACACGGCCCTCATCATGTTCTACGTAACCAACACAACCACGGTGGTACTGATGACTGTGGCAGCGGCAGCCGGCTGTGCTGTATACGGGCTGGAACAGCGTGAGCATGCTGTGGGGAAGAACCCAACACGCACCCTGGATGTAGGGCTATTAGTGGGCGCTTCTGTAGGCCAGCTCACTGTCTCCTACTTTACCATCGTGGCCGTGATAGGGATCAGTGTGGGCGGCTTGGTCAACGCTCTCAACCTGGCTTGGAGTGTTCTCACTATAGTCGAGCTTTGCGTACAGAACATATTCATAATCGAAGGCTTGCGGCGGGAGCCACACCAGGACACACGCCGTGCCAGCATCTTCTCCAATCTGCTCGCCTTACAAGCACACGACGAGCGCAGGAGGTCCAGCAACGTACTCACCCCTCGTGGCTCCATCGCCATCTCAGTCCACAAGCCCCTGCCCTGGAAGAGGAAGCTTCTCAAGGAGATCTCATCATTCCTGCTGCTTTCCAACATtatt CTTTGGATCATACCTGCCTTTGGAGCACGGCCGCAGTTTGACAACCCCCTTGGAACGGATTTCTACGAGTTTAGCATGTGGGTGGCTGTGGTTAACATTGGACTGCCTTTTGGTATCTTTTACAGAATGCACTCGGTAGCCAGTCTTTTAGAGGTTTACCTTACATCATAA
- the ush1ga gene encoding Usher syndrome type-1G protein homolog isoform X1 — protein MNDKYHRAARDGYLDLLKEATRKDLNAPDEDGMTPTLWAAYHGNLDALRLIVARGGNPDKCDIWGNTPLHLAASNGHLNCLSFLVSFGANTWCLDNDYHTPLDMAATKNHMDCVRYLDSIAAKQTALNPKVVAKLKDRAFRDAERRINDCVKMQRKHHRRMERKFQKEATDASLSDAMSFSSYTSSTFSRKLHPFNTATSVPYSQATLHATARGKTKIQRKLEKKKQGDGTFKIYEDGRKSMRSLSGLQLGNDVMFLKQGTYVNPKDRGRRNVRDMFPRDNEDAISRAISEPDLHGADLDHSEISTDSGHDSLFNRPGLGTMVFRRNYVSGGLFDIGSRDEGSMAGSGRAPNIRLRSRLQRSPSLDEDSIGSARSLQARNMEEVPWGDVELGLDDDDEPESSPLEVFLAAQCMNEFIPIFKREKIDLDALLLCSDNDLKSIHIPLGPRKKIIEACKRRLDTIEDPDSIEDTAL, from the exons ATGAATGACAAGTACCACAGGGCAGCGCGAGATGGCTACCTGGacctgctgaaagaggccacGCGGAAGGACCTGAACGCGCCGGATGAAGATGGCATGACACCGACGCTATGGGCCGCGTACCATGGCAACCTGGACGCGCTGCGGCTCATAGTGGCCAGAGG AGGGAATCCTGATAAATGTGACATATGGGGGAACACGCCACTCCACCTGGCTGCGTCCAATGGCCATCTCAACTGCCTGTCCTTCCTGGTGTCCTTTGGTGCAAACACATGGTGTCTTGACAATGACTACCACACGCCGCTGGACATGGCTGCCACCAAGAACCACATGGATTGTGTACGCTACCTGGACTCCATTGCTGCCAAGCAGACAGCACTCAACCCGAAGGTGGTGGCCAAGCTGAAAGACAGAGCCTTCCGTGATGCAGAACGTCGGATCAATGACTGTGTCAAGATGCAGCGCAAGCACCACCGCCGCATGGAACGGAAGTTCCAGAAGGAAGCCACAGATGCTTCACTTTCGGATGCCATGAGCTTCTCCAGCTACACCAGCAGCACTTTTAGCCGCAAGCTGCACCCTTTCAACACTGCCACCAGTGTGCCATACTCACAG GCTACCCTTCATGCTACAGCCAGGGGCAAAACCAAGATCCAGAGAAAGTTGGAAAAGAAGAAGCAGGGTGATGGGACCTTCAAGATCTATGAAGATGGAAGGAAGAGTATGCGCTCTCTTTCTGGTCTACAGCTTGGTAATGATGTCATGTTTCTAAAGCAGGGTACCTACGTAAACCCAAAAGACCGTGGTCGGCGAAATGTCCGTGATATGTTTCCACGGGATAATGAAGATGCCATCTCGCGTGCCATCAGTGAGCCAGACCTCCACGGGGCAGACTTGGACCACTCAGAGATCAGCACTGACTCAGGTCATGACTCGCTTTTCAACCGGCCAGGCCTGGGTACCATGGTCTTTCGGCGGAACTATGTGAGCGGGGGACTCTTTGACATAGGCTCTCGTGATGAAGGCAGCATGGCCGGCAGTGGGAGGGCACCAAACATCCGTCTGCGTAGCCGTCTTCAGCGATCCCCAAGTTTAGATGAAGACAGTATCGGCAGTGCTCGAAGCCTCCAAGCAAGGAACATGGAGGAGGTTCCCTGGGGTGATGTGGAATTAGGACTGGATGATGACGATGAGCCAGAGAGTAGTCCACTTGAAGTATTCCTGGCTGCCCAATGCATGAACGAGTTCATCCCTATTTTTAAACGAGAGAAGATTGACCTGGATGCACTGCTGCTGTGCTCTGACAATGACCTCAAAAGCATCCACATTCCCTTGGGACCCCGTAAAAAGATCATTGAGGCGTGTAAGAGACGCCTGGACACTATCGAGGATCCTGACAGCATAGAAGACACAGCGTT ATAG
- the LOC113639608 gene encoding tripartite motif-containing protein 16-like protein: MAETISNEKIPASTVQPGDMERVLPDSKEVSNVEVNNKEAVKSTSQMSGDPEAEEVMCDSCIEKPLKASKSCLTCMVSYCEEHLRPHLENSKFQSHKLVEPQLDMEQRTCEHHQLELQMYCMKDNCCICPQCEAEGHQGHNVTPVDEARKHIEGELQQKHKEMQKTLTAAEQAINRLQNNCTSIESSVLGVQTEIEKQFSILQSAIDDAQKKALDLLDGEHKQALSQAESIHSHLKQKMLELKKTTAQVERFSKNKNHVDFLQEYSEWKKDSVDVCLPGIYISLIDRLTTFSHIVKESTQALCDLLLSTYHVQLNELCKSDTLGIKMLVQPSSPIKRQAFAPEPVTRDDFLKYATHLSFNPDTTHKFLRLTEDNRKASNTTPWQHNYPDMPERFEHWRQVMTSESLYMGRHYFEVDLSGEGAYMGLTYKSIDRKGQESSSCITGNDFSWSIGRESNGFSAWHSDVETSLEVETFQRIGCYIDYEKGLLAYYGIAETMKLLKTYTAGFREPLYLVFWLSKKDNTVVLVKPGSS, from the exons ATGGCGGAAACAATTTCAAACGAAAAAATCCCAGCCAGCACTGTTCAGCCTGGAGACATGGAGAGGGTCCTACCAGATAGCAAAGAAGTCTCAAATGTTGAAGTCAACAACAAAGAAGCTGTAAAGAGTACATCTCAAATGTCTGGTGATCCAGAGGCAGAAGAGGTAATGTGTGATTCATGTATTGAGAAACCTCTCAAGGCGTCCAAATCCTGCCTGACCTGCATGGTGTCCTACTGTGAGGAACACCTGAGGCCTCATCTAGAGAACAGCAAATTCCAGAGCCATAAGTTAGTGGAGCCTCAGCTGGACATGGAGCAGCGCACATGTGAACATCACCAGCTGGAACTgcagatgtactgtatgaagGACAACTGCTGCATTTGTCCACAATGCGAGGCAGAAGGACACCAAGGGCACAATGTCACACCAGTAGATGAGGCACGCAAACATATCGAG GGCGAgctacaacaaaaacacaaagaaatgcAGAAGACTTTAACAGCTGCTGAACAGGCCATTAACAGGCTACAAAACAACTGCACATCCATTGAA AGCTCAGTGCTTGGGGTTCAGACTGAAATTGAGAAGCAGTTCTCAATCCTTCAAAGCGCGATTGATGATGCCCAAAAGAAAGCTTTAGACCTTCTGGATGGGGAACACAAGCAGGCCTTGAGTCAGGCAGAGAGTATCCATAGCCACCTGAAGCAGAAGATGCTTGAACTGAAGAAGACCACAGCTCAAGTGGAGCGATTTTCCAAGAATAAGAATCATGTCGATTTTTTACAG GAATACTCAGAGTGGAAAAAGGACTCTGTGGATGTGTGCTTACCCGGTATTTACATCAGCCTCATAGACCGACTGACCACTTTTAGTCACATTGTTAAAGAATCAACACAGGCCTTGTGTGATCTGCTGCTGTCAACCTACCATGTTCAACTCAATGAACTTTGTAAAAGTG ACACACTGGGAATTAAGATGTTGGTACAACCGAGTTCTCCAATCAAGCGGCAAGCGTTTGCCCCTGAGCCTGTGACTAGAGATGACTTTCTTAAAT ATGCCACACACCTGAGTTTCAATCCTGATACCACACACAAGTTCCTGAGACTCACCGAAGACAACAGAAAAGCCAGCAACACCACACCCTGGCAGCACAATTACCCTGACATGCCCGAGCGGTTTGAGCACTGGCGACAGGTGATGACATCAGAGAGCCTTTATATGGGCCGCCATTACTTTGAGGTCGATCTGAGCGGAGAGGGTGCTTACATGGGCCTCACATACAAAAGCATTGATCGCAAAGGTCAAGAAAGCAGCAGCTGTATCACAGGCAATGACTTTTCATGGAGCATTGGACGAGAAAGCAATGGCTTCTCAGCTTGGCACTCTGATGTAGAAACCTCTCTAGAAGTAGAGACTTTCCAAAGGATTGGATGCTACATAGACTATGAAAAGGGTCTGCTGGCCTATTATGGTATAGCTGAGACAATGAAACTTCTTAAGACATATACTGCTGGCTTCCGGGAGCCGTTATATCTTGTCTTCTGGCTCTCCAAGAAGGACAATACGGTTGTTCTAGTTAAGCCAGGATCAAGTTGA
- the ush1ga gene encoding Usher syndrome type-1G protein homolog isoform X2 yields the protein MNDKYHRAARDGYLDLLKEATRKDLNAPDEDGMTPTLWAAYHGNLDALRLIVARGGNPDKCDIWGNTPLHLAASNGHLNCLSFLVSFGANTWCLDNDYHTPLDMAATKNHMDCVRYLDSIAAKQTALNPKVVAKLKDRAFRDAERRINDCVKMQRKHHRRMERKFQKEATDASLSDAMSFSSYTSSTFSRKLHPFNTATSVPYSQATLHATARGKTKIQRKLEKKKQGDGTFKIYEDGRKSMRSLSGLQLGNDVMFLKQGTYVNPKDRGRRNVRDMFPRDNEDAISRAISEPDLHGADLDHSEISTDSGHDSLFNRPGLGTMVFRRNYVSGGLFDIGSRDEGSMAGSGRAPNIRLRSRLQRSPSLDEDSIGSARSLQARNMEEVPWGDVELGLDDDDEPESSPLEVFLAAQCMNEFIPIFKREKIDLDALLLCSDNDLKSIHIPLGPRKKIIEACKRRLDTIEDPDSIEDTAL from the exons ATGAATGACAAGTACCACAGGGCAGCGCGAGATGGCTACCTGGacctgctgaaagaggccacGCGGAAGGACCTGAACGCGCCGGATGAAGATGGCATGACACCGACGCTATGGGCCGCGTACCATGGCAACCTGGACGCGCTGCGGCTCATAGTGGCCAGAGG AGGGAATCCTGATAAATGTGACATATGGGGGAACACGCCACTCCACCTGGCTGCGTCCAATGGCCATCTCAACTGCCTGTCCTTCCTGGTGTCCTTTGGTGCAAACACATGGTGTCTTGACAATGACTACCACACGCCGCTGGACATGGCTGCCACCAAGAACCACATGGATTGTGTACGCTACCTGGACTCCATTGCTGCCAAGCAGACAGCACTCAACCCGAAGGTGGTGGCCAAGCTGAAAGACAGAGCCTTCCGTGATGCAGAACGTCGGATCAATGACTGTGTCAAGATGCAGCGCAAGCACCACCGCCGCATGGAACGGAAGTTCCAGAAGGAAGCCACAGATGCTTCACTTTCGGATGCCATGAGCTTCTCCAGCTACACCAGCAGCACTTTTAGCCGCAAGCTGCACCCTTTCAACACTGCCACCAGTGTGCCATACTCACAG GCTACCCTTCATGCTACAGCCAGGGGCAAAACCAAGATCCAGAGAAAGTTGGAAAAGAAGAAGCAGGGTGATGGGACCTTCAAGATCTATGAAGATGGAAGGAAGAGTATGCGCTCTCTTTCTGGTCTACAGCTTGGTAATGATGTCATGTTTCTAAAGCAGGGTACCTACGTAAACCCAAAAGACCGTGGTCGGCGAAATGTCCGTGATATGTTTCCACGGGATAATGAAGATGCCATCTCGCGTGCCATCAGTGAGCCAGACCTCCACGGGGCAGACTTGGACCACTCAGAGATCAGCACTGACTCAGGTCATGACTCGCTTTTCAACCGGCCAGGCCTGGGTACCATGGTCTTTCGGCGGAACTATGTGAGCGGGGGACTCTTTGACATAGGCTCTCGTGATGAAGGCAGCATGGCCGGCAGTGGGAGGGCACCAAACATCCGTCTGCGTAGCCGTCTTCAGCGATCCCCAAGTTTAGATGAAGACAGTATCGGCAGTGCTCGAAGCCTCCAAGCAAGGAACATGGAGGAGGTTCCCTGGGGTGATGTGGAATTAGGACTGGATGATGACGATGAGCCAGAGAGTAGTCCACTTGAAGTATTCCTGGCTGCCCAATGCATGAACGAGTTCATCCCTATTTTTAAACGAGAGAAGATTGACCTGGATGCACTGCTGCTGTGCTCTGACAATGACCTCAAAAGCATCCACATTCCCTTGGGACCCCGTAAAAAGATCATTGAGGCGTGTAAGAGACGCCTGGACACTATCGAGGATCCTGACAGCATAGAAGACACAGCGTTGTAA